DNA sequence from the Methanofollis formosanus genome:
GGCCATCTGCATTGCCGCATAGGGCGAGCTCTCGTTGCGGTCCTGCTTGACGACCATCCCACCGCTGCTCTTGGTGATGGTCTCCGCACCGGAGAGGTCGGTGACCGTGATGATGGTGTTGTTGAACGAGGCGAAGATGTGTGCGACACCCCATTTTTCCTTCTCGTTTGCCATGATTACCTCCCGCTGATCCTGGAGCGCTCAGCGTGCGACTCGGTGGCGAGCGGAGAGTGCCCGTAATATTCGACCTGGCCTTCCTGTTCCCTGGGAACCATGTAGCCGGGGATGGTGACCTTGCGACCGCCGATGGCGATGTGGCCGTGAGTGATGAACTGGCGGGCTTGTTTGGGTGAACGGGCGAGCCCCTTCCTGTAGACGATGGTCTGCAGTCGGCGCTCGAGTTCCTGCTCGGTCTTGAGGGCGAGGACGTCGTCGATGTCGGCCTCGCTGCCGACCATGCCGTAGCGCTCGAGACGGTTGAGGAGCTGCTGCTTCTTGGTCTCGGCCCGTGCGGGGTCGGTGCCCGCGGATTCGAGGGCGAGGATTTCACGAGTGGCCTTGCGGTACTTGCGCAGGGCGCTCTGGGCCTTCCAGAGTTCCTTCTTGTTCCTGAGGCCGTACTCGATGACGATCTTCACTTCCTCCTCGATGCGGGTCTTCTCGAACCGGCGCTTCGGGGTGGAGTAGGTCTTATGATTCTTGCCTGGATATCCCATCTTTCTGCCTCCTCACTCAGGCCTTCTTTCTTCTCACACCGACGGTCGTGCCAGTCCTGCCGGTGGACTTGGTGCGCTGGCCGCGGACCTTCTGGCCGGTCTCGTGGCGGATCCCGCGGTAACTGCGGACCTTGCGCATCGTGTTGATGTCCTCTTCCAGGGTGAGCGAAACTTCGCTGGCCATGAGGTGCCTGGGCTTGCCGGAAAGGACGTCGATGGGACGGTTCAGCATCCAGGTAGGGACGCTTGACGTGTAGTTGTCAACTGCGGTACGGATCCGTTCGATCTCGTCGTCACCCATCTTGCCGAGGATCGCACGCGGGTTGATCTCGGCCTGCTGCGTGATGATCTTTGCAGCGTGCCGCCCGATCCCTTTGATCCCGGTGAGGGCGATGAGCGCCATCTTCGTGCCGTCCAGGTCGGTGTCTCTGACCCGGACGAAGTACTTGATTTCTTCTTCTTGATCCATCTGATCGCCTCGTCAGATCTGGTCAAAGCGCTGAGGGAGGGATTTGAACCCTCGAGTCCCAGGGGGACACAGGTTTAGCAAACCTGCGCCATACCAGGCTTGGCTACCTCAACATTCGAATTGCGCATCCTTGGATACTCGCAACGCAGAGCGCTGCTCCATGAATGGTGTTCAGTAGTATTCGTTTGAATTCTTAATAATGGTTGTGGTTAGCCCTGGCCCGGGCGGGCCCGTACAAGCCCGCTCCCGAGGAGGGCCGATGTGACGATCGGCAGGGCGATGGTGGCGTCGCAGAAGCACTGGACGCTTCTGGTCTCAGGAGACTCTTTTCCCCACGAGATCGCCTCTTCAAAGGTACACCCGGAGAGTCCGCCCCAGTGGGGGGCGTCGGAGGTGTACTGGACGGCATAAGCATGGCCGCCGAGTTCGTTGTCGTGCATCGAAGCGATCACCTGAGTCTGCTGGATGAAGTTCTTCGGGACGCCGCCGCCGACATAGACGACGCCGGTTTTTCGGGCGCCCTCGACGATCGCCGTCAGTTCGTCGGCGTCGGCGATCTGGTCGATCGCGACCTCCGCCCCCCGTCGGCGGGCGACGGTGAGGGCGATGCCGAGCGACGAGTCGCAGAGGGCCGGGACAAAGATCGGGACGCCGGCCTGCACAGCGGTGGCGGTGAACGACCTGCCGTCGGGTGCGAGATCGGTGATATGTCCGGCAAGGCGACGGATGAAATCTGCCGAGGAGGCGTGGTAGGGGGCGAGGCTCTCGGCGAAGGCGGCGACGCGGAAGTCCACGCTTCTGAATTCGGTCTCATACGCAAAGACGTCGTAGATCCGGTCGATCCCCTTGTCGTACAGGGCCGCGTCGTCGACGCAGTGGTGGCCCAGATAGTGATGGATACTGAGGTGCTCGGCGATGTCGTGGAAGATGTTTGCGCCGGTGGAGACGATGGCGTCGACGTATCGGTGGGCGATCAGTTCGATGAGACATTCCTGCATACCGGCCGGGACCATGGCCCCGGAGAGACCGAGGATGATGGTGCAGTCAGGGTCCTGGATCATCTCTGACCAGACTCTGGCCGATTCTCCCAGTTTCCTGCCCTGGAACCCGGTCATACTCATGGCGCGTACGAGTGATGGAACGTCGCTGTTCGGGCGGACCGGTTGGCGTGGGTTGAGTTCCATGGCTCTTCTCCTGAAATATACTCGTAGGAAGAAGTGAAGAACACATTGATCTGTTCCTGGCGGGCGGGGCGTCAGGAGAGTACCTTATAGGGGTCGTGTCGGGTTTTTCTCTGACTGTTGTGGGGTTGGTTTTGTAGAATCACTCATGAAACGAAAGCACGCCTCAAACATACGGGATGAAAATTTCTCGTCGCTTGCGGTCTCATTTCAAGACCGAAGAATCGGTGGAGACCTCACTCAATTGCCGCCCCCGCATATCCTCGTCGTGGGGGGTTCCGGGGGGTTTCCCCCGGCGCGAGACGGCGGGGAAGATTCGACGATTGGGGGCGGCCGATATCTCTGAGGAAGTTTCTCTCCTCTGTGTATCGGCCTCAATGGGATTTGATGGGTTCAAACTCTCATAAAAATCCGAAGAGATGATATTCAGGATCATTTTCATAGTGTCGAATAGGGAGAGCAAGTTGCCTGACCCTCCCCTTCTAAGAACCGTACGTGAATCTTTCTAAAGAATTAATTTTTTTAGTTCCTCTTCATTGAATCCGTTCGATAAACCAATCACTTTCCGCCGTTTGCAATGTGTTCCAGGGTGCTATCAACGCCTATTCCCAGGCCGTTATTAATTATGTTTCCGAAAAGACGTCGTTGCATTTCTTTCTGCATTTGTCTTCCGGTCAGTGCCGTGATTAAGGATTTTGGATTTCTTCCCACGTTTGGAGAAAATATTTTCTTTCCCACTCCTCCTGAAATCGCGCCACCTCCGGTAGAAACTGCAAGACCTTCCCAGGAGAATTCTTCCGTACTTCCTGGAACTCCTATTGAAGAAAGCTTGTTTTGTGTATAAGTATCAACACCATACTCAACTGCTCCCCATGCAGCACCAACAGCAACGGGGTTTAATGATCCCGCTGCGAGTGCAGCCGCCGATCCCCCGGCAAATCCTCCTGCTGTCCGACCTGCTAATGTGCACCAACTAAAAGTGTTTTCACCTGTTGCCGCATAGGTCCCGATCACCTCTCCTATATACCATGCATCGTTAACAGCAGCGCCGGCAGCACCCGGGACCCACCAGACCACTTTCCCGCTCGGATCCGTAAACCGGACAGGATTATTGTGAACGTACGTGTACCTGTTCAGGCTCGGGGGGACGGAAGCAAACCCGGTGAAAGGATCCTTTGAAATAAACCGCCCGGTTTCCGGATCATAATACCGTGCCCTGAGATAGATCAGTCCGGTTTCAGGATCCATCTGTTCCCCGGTGAAAAGGAAGTCGTTATCCTCCTGACCGGTTATCAGATCCGGCTTGCCGAAGGCATCGTAAGAATACGTATTTACGGTGATTCCGCCACTGTCACTCAGGCTGCGTACGCTTCCCAGCCCGTCGTACTGGTAATAGATCTGTTCTCCCGACGAATTGGTCATGGAGATACGTTGCAGGCCATATAAGGAAAGAGATGTACCCTGTCCATTAGATTCGGTAAGAACCTGTGGCAGGCCGCCATTGACATCCCATACATACTGGTTACTTTCTGTTGTATTCCCGCTGGTTACGGATTTGCCGACACGGTTGCCATCTCCGTCATATGCAAAGGTAAGTGAGGTACTTCCCGGCAATGATACGCCGGTCAGTCTGCCGGCAGCATCATACCCATACGACGTTGTCCCATTGGCTTCATTCTTTTCAATACGGTTGCCGTTGTTGTCATAGGTGTAGGTGGTCCCGCCGGCACTCAGCAACCGGTCACCTGCATCGTACGTGTAGGAAATTGTCGAGCTCGCGTTACCAGCATTCGTGGCCATGTTCAGGCGGTTGCCCATGGGATCGTACGTGTAGGCCACCGTTGTACCCGGGTACGTCACCGTGTGCGAATGGCGGAAAAAAGGATACGTCATTCCAATTTTACCTTATCCCCCAGTTTTTCCCTGAACCGCAAATAGATCTTTGCGACTATGTCGCTATTATAAAACGTAAGGATATTTATCTTCTTTTTTCCATTCATAACTATCTCAAGCCTATATCTGCGGAATTCTTCACCTACTTTTCCTTTCGGAGCAGGTTTCACTGCTATGATATCCGTATATTTTATCACGGTTTTCCAGTCAATACGAAAAAAGTAAAACAGAAATGATTTAATCTGCACTGAATCCTCTTTAAAGATGAAAACAGGCGTTATGTACCACATCAAGATAAAAATTGTAATCACTACAAATGAGCAACTAGTATGATTGAAATCCACTTCATTTTTAATCAAGGAATAGATGATATCAAATGCAGGACTGAATGTAAATATCATAAAAAATATTAATACTCCAATTGTTGGCTTGAAAAGCGATTGTCGGGTATCTTCCTGATCGGCCTCCTTGATCTCTTCTTCCTTCATCTCCTGTGCCAGTGATTTTTGATAGATTTGATAAATAATTGTTATAACAATATACGTTAAAATTCCCACGCCCGCAATACGTTGAAATAATCTGATTGTTTCAATAAGACCCGGGTCTTGTATGCCGATAACCGATGCCCAGGGAATAGCAAAAAGGACAAAAGCGCAGAGAATCAACAATACGTAACGTACGATTTCCTTTCTCTCCATCATCTTTGACAACACCTCATAAAAATTCTATTGAGTTTTTAGTCCCTCTTCATTGAATCCGTTCGATAACCCGATCACTTTCCACCGTTTGCAATGTGTTCCAGGGTGCTATCAACGCCTATTCCTAGGCCGGCATTAACGATGTTTCCAAAGCGACTTTTTTGTATTTCCTTCTGCATTTGTCTTCCGGTCAGTGCTGGGATTAAGGATTTTGGATTTCTTCCCACGTTTGGAGAAAATATTTTCTTTCCCACTCCTCCTGAAATCGCACCACCACCGGTAGAAACTGCAAGACCTTCCCAGGAGAATTCTTCCGTACTTCCTGGAACTCCTATTGAAGAAAGCTTGTTTTGTGTATAAGTATCAACACCATACTCAACTGCACCCCATGCAGCACCAACAGCAACGGGGTTTAATGATCCCGCTGCGAGTGCAGCCGCCGATCCCCCGGCAAATCCACCCGCTGTACGACCTGCTAATGTGCACCAACTAAACGTGTTTTCACCAGTTGCTGCATAGGTTCCGATCACCCCCCCTATATACCATGCATCGTTAACAGCAGCGCCGGCAACACCCGGGACCCACCAGACCACTTTTCCGCTCGGATCCGTAAACCGGACAGGATTATTGTGAACGTACGTGTACCTGTTCAGGCTCGCGGGGACTGAAGCAAACCCGGTGAACGGATCCTTTGAAATAAACCGCCCGGTTTCCGGATCATAATACCGTGCCCTGAGATAGATCAATCCGGTTTCAGGATCCATCTGTTCGCCGGTGAACAGGAAATCGTTATCCACCGGATCGGTTGTAAGATCCGGTTCGCCAAAGGCATCGTACGAATACGAATTTACGGTGGATCCACTGCTGTCACTCAGATCGCGTACGCTTACCAGCCCATCGTACTGATAATAGATCTGTCCTCCCGGAGGATCAGTCGTGGAGATCCGTTGCAGGCCATACAGGGAAAGAGATGTACCCTGTCCATCGGTTTCGGTAAGAACCTGTGGCAGGCCAGCGCTGACGTCCCATACATACTGGTTACTTTCTGTTGTATTCCCGCTGGTGACGGTTTTGCTGAGACGGTTGCCATCTCCGTCGTATGCAAAGGTAAGTGAGGTACTTCCCGGCACTGATACGCTGGCCAGTCTGCCGGCAGCATCATACCCATACGACGTTGTCCCATTGGCTTCATTCTTTTCAATACGGTTGCCGTTGTTGTCATAGGTGTAGGTGGTCCCGCCGGCACTCAGCAACCGGTCACCTGCATCGTACGTGTAGGAAATTGTCGAGCTCGCGTTACCGGCATTTGTGGCCATACTCAGGCGGTTGCCCATGGGATCGTACGTGTAGGTCACTGTTGTACCGGGGTACGTCACCGTGTGCAGGCGGTTCAGTACATCATACTCGTATGCGGTAGTCAGGGATGAGTTGTCCGGCCCGGTTTCCGTGACCTGCAGGCGGTTCCCGACGGCATCCAGCGTATACGCGTACCCGGAGACTACACTCGCTCCATCCTTATTGACCAGGTTAATCAAACGGTTGCCGTTATCATACGTGTATCCCGTCTCTCTCCCGTTGGGATACATCATGTTCACCACATTGTCGTTCGCATCGTAACCATAACTGGTCGTGTTGCCGGTCCAGTCGGTCACGCCACTCAGCCTGTCAACGTTATCATATGCGTACGAAACCGTCCTGCCATCGGGATACGTCATCCCGATCCGGTTGCCGACAGGGTCATAGCCGTATTCCACAAGCTGACCGCCGGGACCGGTAACGCCTGTCAGCCGG
Encoded proteins:
- a CDS encoding 30S ribosomal protein S4; translated protein: MGYPGKNHKTYSTPKRRFEKTRIEEEVKIVIEYGLRNKKELWKAQSALRKYRKATREILALESAGTDPARAETKKQQLLNRLERYGMVGSEADIDDVLALKTEQELERRLQTIVYRKGLARSPKQARQFITHGHIAIGGRKVTIPGYMVPREQEGQVEYYGHSPLATESHAERSRISGR
- a CDS encoding 30S ribosomal protein S13; protein product: MDQEEEIKYFVRVRDTDLDGTKMALIALTGIKGIGRHAAKIITQQAEINPRAILGKMGDDEIERIRTAVDNYTSSVPTWMLNRPIDVLSGKPRHLMASEVSLTLEEDINTMRKVRSYRGIRHETGQKVRGQRTKSTGRTGTTVGVRRKKA
- a CDS encoding deoxyhypusine synthase, yielding MELNPRQPVRPNSDVPSLVRAMSMTGFQGRKLGESARVWSEMIQDPDCTIILGLSGAMVPAGMQECLIELIAHRYVDAIVSTGANIFHDIAEHLSIHHYLGHHCVDDAALYDKGIDRIYDVFAYETEFRSVDFRVAAFAESLAPYHASSADFIRRLAGHITDLAPDGRSFTATAVQAGVPIFVPALCDSSLGIALTVARRRGAEVAIDQIADADELTAIVEGARKTGVVYVGGGVPKNFIQQTQVIASMHDNELGGHAYAVQYTSDAPHWGGLSGCTFEEAISWGKESPETRSVQCFCDATIALPIVTSALLGSGLVRARPGQG
- a CDS encoding RHS repeat-associated core domain-containing protein, with product MAYTYDPMGNRLNMATNAGNASSTISYTYDAGDRLLSAGGTTYTYDNNGNRIEKNEANGTTSYGYDAAGRLTGVSLPGSTSLTFAYDGDGNRVGKSVTSGNTTESNQYVWDVNGGLPQVLTESNGQGTSLSLYGLQRISMTNSSGEQIYYQYDGLGSVRSLSDSGGITVNTYSYDAFGKPDLITGQEDNDFLFTGEQMDPETGLIYLRARYYDPETGRFISKDPFTGFASVPPSLNRYTYVHNNPVRFTDPSGKVVWWVPGAAGAAVNDAWYIGEVIGTYAATGENTFSWCTLAGRTAGGFAGGSAAALAAGSLNPVAVGAAWGAVEYGVDTYTQNKLSSIGVPGSTEEFSWEGLAVSTGGGAISGGVGKKIFSPNVGRNPKSLITALTGRQMQKEMQRRLFGNIINNGLGIGVDSTLEHIANGGK